The DNA segment TTCACAAGGTAGCGTATTGGAATATATACATTTCACTTTAGATTTCTTACAATTTGAACATGGCTTTGTTCTCTTTTCTTTAGCCATAATCCGTCTGGTCTGttctatttattttcacTATAGTGTAGAGAGAAGAATAATAGTCTAATGATGCCAAAACtgtaaaatttcattttgcGCTGTTTTCTACAAAACTTCCCCGGATaacataattaatattaatatatactaCTAAGTCATTTAAATAGTATTGATTACTaaatattagaagaaaagttTACAGTTTGaatagaagaattaaaaatgtcCATGAAAGTTAAGATTAGATCGTTTTTTGGGTCCTCAAGACAATACGTTGTTACTGGGGCATCTAGCAATCCCTCCAAGTTTGGTTTTAAGATCTTGCTGTGGTACATAAGCCACGACTTGCCAGTTGTGCCTATTAATCCCAAGTCTAAGGAAATATTAGGACAGGAGGTTGTTCCATCAATTATTCCGGCTGTGGAAGCTATAAAAGGCAAGAAGGATTTGGGATCCCATAAGCTTGCAAATGCAGACGGATTGAgtatttcatttttgacCCCGCCAAACATTACTGTTGCAACATTACAAGAAATTGCAAGCGTTGAAGGGTATCAAAATGTGATCAAGGGCTTGTGGTTTCAACCTGGTAGTTACGATGGAACAGTGATTGAAGAGGCTAAGAAGATTGGCTTATTTGACATTGTAGTATTCGAGGATGAATGTATATTAGTCAGAGGTGAAGAAGGATTATATAGCGCTAATTTATAGGTAGATTGTCTCCTATATATTCGAGTAGTAGCTAGATCACGTATATGGTATTTTATGTTACAGGTTTAGTCTAGCATCTTCTTGATGTAATTGCCCCAGCTTTCGTCTTCGCCGGGGGTGTAGTTCACATTATCCGGAGCTTTCTGTTCCACATCAATAGAATACGGAAATGGTGAACTGTCCAAGGAGGTTATGGGGGGAATGTAGTCCTTTTGACTATCTGCTATGTCTATAATTTTCCTCATATTATTCTCAAAactatttattgaaatagcAACGTTTTGCTCATAGCTTTTCATGTCAGTAACTTTTATTGGTCCTGGTGTCTTTTCTAACACCTGCTTATCGCCTACACTTTCTTTGATTATTGGCAAACATTTTACGTTGATTGTCCACGATTCCCACAACTTGAGGTCTTCAGAGTCGCTACTTTTGCCTTGACCAAACCAGCCGGTCTTCTTCTTAGACTTCGTAACCTTCTTATCgagaaattttattacaACTTGGCCCATTTTCGCTTTTTGTTCTTGATTCTGTATGGTATTATCATCAAACTTctttttaatcaattgattgattttttcatctattAACGAATCCAAATCTGGTAAATCAGACGTCATTGGATATGTTATCGTAAGAAACTCATTTGTAGTCGGAGTTATCGGTCCGAATAGTCTATGAAAGAATATGGTCCATATTATACCTGAAGAATGTTAGTAAACATGTTGACAGTAAATATTTAGAAGTGATTGATTTACATACCCTTCAACGATTCTCTTACGACAGATCTTTCGGCTGTCAAATTTAGTATATATTCCATAATTCTATACTATTCACAAGTTTATGCTTTTATATGgattatatataaagaaaagacGTATATTCATTGATATATGCTCaattcaaatcaaaaaatCCTTATCTCACAGTTTTATTAGATGCTTGTATGACATCagcaattaatttttttagcATCCTTTATTAACCATTTAGGTGTTAAGACTATATAGATTATAGTGATGACTGTCTATGTTGTAGTTGGAGAGTTTAGGgacattgaaaaatgaaaatgatattgttTATATGCTATTTCTATGTACACTAAATTATATTAGACAGTAGATACGGTTAGACGAGTAATCACACGTCGATGATATTTTCTATTACTTTTgcctcttcttcttagaTTGGTTTGGGTCCGGCTCTTGCTTGTCATAAATGTACTTTCCGTCTTTCATTTCTTGCAATACATTAACTATTTGTGGCATCACGTCATAAGTCAATACCTCTTGTTCCAACGGAGTGAAGGGGGATAAAACGTAGTTCGATAAATCCTTCGCAGTGGGCTTACCAATACCAATGGATATTTTTGTGTATCCACCTCCCATTAAAGAGTCAATAGATCTCAATCCATTGTGCCCTCTGGCGCTGCTAAGCTGCTTTCTTATCTGAAACTTACCAAATGGCACCTGCAACTCATCATGAAGTACCACCAAGGCTGGCGAACGGGTTGCCTTTTGGTAATTGCTAACTTTCTGCCAAGTCTTACTAACCGGTGCTCCTTGCAAGTTCATAAACgaatatattgatttgaaaaggAATATATCTGAAAGGTCTTCCACCCTAGACGTACTATACACACCATCAGGAATATTCTTATggttttgaaattgattgaaagATGTCCAATGATTCGTTATCAACTCATCGAGAGCCCAATGTCCTACGTTATGTCTTGTTCCTTGATATTGAGGTTCTGGGTTCCCGATTGATGCAATCATTAAAAATGGTGGCTTTTCGGGTTCTAAAGTACTAATGGATCGCCTAAAATCTGTACGCACATACCGGTTAAGTAACTCCCTAGCCTTGTACCTTATTAATTGTATTggaatcattaataataatagaaagAACCGAAACATTATTAGTTTTCAAGtagaaaatttaattcCATATTCGCATATATTCTTATCAACcgaaaatttcttcaatacgATGCTTCAAGtcattatctttttcagaacatattttgatttgacATTGAGTTTTTAGTTTGGTAGGTATATATGCATTGGATCGAACCAAATCTGAAGAAGGATTTGGATTTCTGCATTTCaagcattattaaaagttATGTTATTCTTAAGCTTACACAACCATTAACTATCCTACTTTAAAATCAACCCTATACTTCATACGAACCACTTTATAATAAACATTATGAGAGGAAACAAAAATCTTGATTCACCTGCAATACATATTTTAAGCCAATAATGATGTAAGATATCTAATATACGGTTGAAATACATACTAAAAACCAATGATTACTTGTATGTAAGGGGTTTTGCTCTTTAAACTCAAGTTCTTATACTCAGTAATATAATgatacaaatattattattactattattatcataagCTAATTGTAAATAAAGTTAGACATATTGTAGCAAATTTGTCTGGAGCACTGTATAGCATATAGGCTGCAAAATATGCGCAAGGGGCCTTCAAGACTAGTAGCTCTTAACGTATGAAGATCTGTTAACTATTGACATCAAATGGGGAGTGtatctttttctttctaGGAGTTTCGAACTTCAGAAATTCCTTTTGAATAAGTTTGACTGAATTTGCCAAATCCTGTTTCatatcattgaaattcatTTCTTTTGCTGTAATCCATCTTTCCGACTTATTTATCCTGAAAAGTTAATATATGCTTGTAATATAGGGAAGTAATTAACCAGTTAATAGAACATACCTTTCAGCGCTTCTTTCTCTGTCAAGGGtgaatattatttcttgcCATGCTCGTCTCTCCTGTTGTCAGTTAGTAAGTGCataagaaaaatatttaaatggGATAATTACCTTCATAGATTGATCAAGGTCTCTAATAGTAAGCTCCATCATACGGATGTAGTCATTGAAGATAAAGGCATatgcttcttcaattttcgaccaatcaaaattatcaatttgttgGAAAGTGTTAAGACTTTTTAGCTTGTCAATTTGGGCTTTTGCAGATATTTTCACCTCTTCAAGCTCTTGGTATCCTTCAATAGACTCGTTATCTACAACAATATTTCtactttgaagaaatctGCTTATTCCTGAAAGTGTTTCCATTTCACTAGTCTTGGTACTTTGTTCCATCAAATTTGCCGCCGGACATTCTCcatgatttttttcatcGTTTTCCTTCTTTATTCTCTTCAGGGGAGTTTCATCTACAGTTTTGGATAAATTCCTCTTCAGAGACGAAGAATAGTACGAATTGTCCTGCTCCAAACTCGTAGGTGTTACTACCTGATCAGATCGTCCAATCTCAGAAGTGGGAAAAATTGTAGCGTTAACATCGCAAGACGCTTCAGTA comes from the Debaryomyces hansenii CBS767 chromosome B complete sequence genome and includes:
- a CDS encoding DEHA2B08558p (highly similar to CA4997|IPF2027 Candida albicans IPF2027), which gives rise to MSMKVKIRSFFGSSRQYVVTGASSNPSKFGFKILSWYISHDLPVVPINPKSKEILGQEVVPSIIPAVEAIKGKKDLGSHKLANADGLSISFLTPPNITVATLQEIASVEGYQNVIKGLWFQPGSYDGTVIEEAKKIGLFDIVVFEDECILVRGEEGLYSANL
- a CDS encoding DEHA2B08580p (similar to CA4998|IPF2026 Candida albicans IPF2026): MEYILNLTAERSVVRESLKGIIWTIFFHRLFGPITPTTNEFLTITYPMTSDLPDLDSLIDEKINQLIKKKFDDNTIQNQEQKAKMGQVVIKFLDKKVTKSKKKTGWFGQGKSSDSEDLKLWESWTINVKCLPIIKESVGDKQVLEKTPGPIKVTDMKSYEQNVAISINSFENNMRKIIDIADSQKDYIPPITSLDSSPFPYSIDVEQKAPDNVNYTPGEDESWGNYIKKMLD
- a CDS encoding DEHA2B08602p (weakly similar to uniprot|P38876 Saccharomyces cerevisiae YHR189W PTH1 One of two (see also PTH2) mitochondrially-localized peptidyl-tRNA hydrolases) — translated: MFRFFLLLLMIPIQLIRYKARELLNRYVRTDFRRSISTLEPEKPPFLMIASIGNPEPQYQGTRHNVGHWALDELITNHWTSFNQFQNHKNIPDGVYSTSRVEDLSDIFLFKSIYSFMNLQGAPVSKTWQKVSNYQKATRSPALVVLHDELQVPFGKFQIRKQLSSARGHNGLRSIDSLMGGGYTKISIGIGKPTAKDLSNYVLSPFTPLEQEVLTYDVMPQIVNVLQEMKDGKYIYDKQEPDPNQSKKKRQK
- a CDS encoding DEHA2B08624p (no similarity); translation: MSSNLPTDSVSKAKLTEASCDVNATIFPTSEIGRSDQVVTPTSLEQDNSYYSSSSKRNLSKTVDETPSKRIKKENDEKNHGECPAANLMEQSTKTSEMETLSGISRFLQSRNIVVDNESIEGYQELEEVKISAKAQIDKLKSLNTFQQIDNFDWSKIEEAYAFIFNDYIRMMELTIRDLDQSMKVIIPFKYFSYALTN